From a region of the Brevibacterium siliguriense genome:
- a CDS encoding ArsR/SmtB family transcription factor: protein MYADTKKCTFDGESQFADLAAEVFTLLSDATRVRIILALRDGEKSVNDLAEAVGKSPTVVSQHLAKLRWGRIVAARPEGNRAFYTLIDEHARELVAHAVFQAQHVVSGAPAHHRAADGTVTADVPPSTTAEVSGGDQ, encoded by the coding sequence ATGTACGCAGATACTAAGAAGTGCACATTCGATGGGGAGAGCCAGTTCGCCGATCTCGCCGCCGAGGTATTCACCCTCCTCTCCGATGCCACCCGAGTGCGGATCATCCTTGCGCTGCGCGACGGCGAGAAGTCGGTCAATGACCTCGCCGAGGCGGTCGGAAAGTCCCCGACGGTCGTGTCCCAGCATCTCGCCAAGCTCCGCTGGGGCAGGATCGTCGCTGCCCGCCCCGAAGGCAACCGCGCGTTCTACACCCTCATCGACGAACACGCCCGCGAACTCGTCGCCCATGCGGTGTTCCAGGCTCAGCACGTCGTCTCCGGCGCGCCCGCCCACCATCGCGCAGCCGACGGCACGGTGACCGCCGACGTGCCGCCCTCGACGACGGCGGAGGTCAGCGGAGGCGACCAGTGA
- a CDS encoding NAD(P)-dependent alcohol dehydrogenase, which yields MSISAKALQKTAPDQPFRVATIERRDPRPDDVVIDIRAAGICHSDIHTIRNEWGEAHFPLTVGHEIAGVVEAVGSDVTAWKVGDRVGVGCMVDSCGECEECAAGQEQNCLNGSVGTYNSTDVDGTITQGGYAQKVVVSERFVCRLPEALDFDVAAPLLCAGITTYAPLNRWGAGELKNGAPKQVAVLGLGGLGHMGVQIAAAMGAQVTVLSRTLKKEAASLELGAQRMLATTEENFFSDHAGEFDLILNTISADIPVNRYLRLLKPRGVMAVVGLPPEKQEFSFGAVIGGAKAIAGSNIGGIAETQEMLDFCAEHGIAAKIETIPVTEADAAYDRVVAGDVVFRVVIDTASFDAVEAV from the coding sequence ATGAGCATCAGCGCCAAGGCGCTGCAGAAGACCGCGCCGGATCAGCCGTTCCGGGTGGCCACGATCGAGCGCCGGGATCCCCGACCCGATGACGTCGTCATCGACATCAGGGCCGCAGGCATCTGCCACAGCGACATCCACACCATCCGCAATGAATGGGGCGAGGCACACTTCCCGCTCACCGTCGGCCACGAGATCGCCGGTGTCGTCGAGGCCGTGGGCTCAGATGTCACGGCGTGGAAGGTCGGCGACCGCGTCGGCGTGGGCTGCATGGTGGATTCGTGCGGCGAATGCGAGGAATGCGCGGCCGGGCAGGAGCAGAACTGCCTCAACGGCAGCGTCGGCACCTACAATTCCACCGACGTCGACGGCACGATCACCCAGGGCGGTTACGCGCAGAAGGTCGTCGTCAGCGAACGCTTCGTCTGCCGCCTCCCCGAGGCACTCGACTTCGACGTCGCGGCCCCGCTGCTGTGCGCGGGCATCACCACGTATGCGCCGCTCAACCGCTGGGGTGCCGGTGAGCTGAAGAACGGCGCTCCGAAGCAGGTCGCTGTGCTCGGACTCGGCGGGCTCGGCCATATGGGCGTGCAGATCGCCGCGGCCATGGGCGCGCAGGTGACCGTGCTCTCGCGCACGCTGAAGAAGGAAGCCGCGTCGCTCGAACTCGGTGCGCAGCGGATGCTCGCGACCACCGAGGAGAATTTCTTCTCCGACCACGCCGGCGAGTTCGACCTCATCCTCAACACGATCAGCGCCGACATTCCCGTCAACCGCTACCTGCGTCTGCTGAAGCCGCGCGGGGTCATGGCTGTCGTGGGACTGCCGCCCGAGAAGCAGGAGTTCTCGTTCGGCGCCGTTATCGGCGGGGCCAAGGCGATCGCCGGATCGAACATCGGCGGCATCGCCGAGACTCAGGAGATGCTCGACTTCTGCGCCGAACATGGCATAGCCGCGAAGATCGAGACGATACCCGTCACCGAGGCGGACGCCGCCTACGACCGAGTCGTGGCCGGAGATGTGGTCTTTCGCGTCGTCATCGACACCGCGAGCTTCGACGCGGTCGAAGCCGTCTAG